A segment of the Amycolatopsis thermophila genome:
GCCGCCGAGCGCGCCTGGCGTTCCCCCACTCCGGGGACGGCGTCCCGGATCACCTTGACCCAGATCTCCACGTAACGACGCTGGAGCGCCCGCACCTGCTTGCGGTCGGCGTCGGTGAGGTTGGCCAGGTTGCGCTCCTGCACCGTGATCAGCGACGGGTGGGTGAGGGCGAAGTCGACGTGGAACTCGACCAGCTCGGCCAGCGCCTGCTCCGGGTCCGCGGTGGCGTCGACGCGGGCGGTACCACCGTCGAGGAGGTAGTGGCTGATCGAGTTCAGCATCTCCCCGAGCATCGCGTCCTTGCTGCGGAAATGCCGGTACAGCGCGGGACCGGAGATGCCGACGGCCGCCCCGATGTCGTCGATGCCGACGCCGTGGAAGCCGTGCCGGGCGAACAGTTCCGCGGCCGCGCTCAGGATCTCTTCGCGGCGGGTGGCCTTCTCGCCGGTGACCAGCGGCGTGGGACTCGTCGACACGTGAACATCTTATCGAGTCAGGTTAGCGAGCGCTAACGTCAGCCGGCTGTCACCTGTTGGTAGCGCAAAAGCCTCCGAAAAGGGGCTCCCTCGTGAGCATTGCACCTGGTAATCGTTCAGTGAGTTGATTACTCACGGAAGGTGGTCCCCGCTGTGCTGAGAAGGCTTGCTACCACCGTCGTCGCCGCCCTGGCCACGATCGGCCTGTTCCCCGGGGTGGCGGGTGCCGCCACCCTCGACTACGTCGCGCTCGGTGACTCCTACTCATCCGGGGTGGGCGCCGGCAGCTACCTCGACTCGTCCAGCTGCAAGCGCAGCTCGAACGCCTACCCGGTGCTCTACTCCGGGCAGACCGCGGCTTCGCTGAACTTCCAGGCGTGTTCCGGCGCGAAGACCTCGGACGTGCGGAACAACCAGCTCAGCGCGCTGTCCAGGGAGACCGACCTGGTCACGATCAGCGTCGGCGGCAACGACGCGGGCTTCGCGGGCGTCATGCAGGACTGCATCCTCGGCGGGGACTCCGGCTGCAAGACCGCGATCGACAACGCGAAGGCCTTCGTCAACGGCACACTGCCCGGGCTGCTGGAGAACACCTACGACGAGATCCGGTCGCGCGCCCCGAAGGCCACCGTGATCGCGCTGGGGTACCCGCACTTCTACAAGATCGGCGGCTCGTGTTCGGTCGGGTTGTCCGATACGTCCCGCGGTTACATCAACGGCGGCGCGGACGCGCTGGACTCGGTCATCCAGAAGAAGGCCTCGGAGGCGGGCTTCGCGTTCGCCGACGTGCGCCCGGCCTTCACCGGCCACGAGATCTGCTCCGGCGACGCGTGGCTGCACAGCGTGACGTACCCGATCGACGAGTCCTACCACCCGACGGCGACCGGGCA
Coding sequences within it:
- a CDS encoding SGNH/GDSL hydrolase family protein, producing the protein MLRRLATTVVAALATIGLFPGVAGAATLDYVALGDSYSSGVGAGSYLDSSSCKRSSNAYPVLYSGQTAASLNFQACSGAKTSDVRNNQLSALSRETDLVTISVGGNDAGFAGVMQDCILGGDSGCKTAIDNAKAFVNGTLPGLLENTYDEIRSRAPKATVIALGYPHFYKIGGSCSVGLSDTSRGYINGGADALDSVIQKKASEAGFAFADVRPAFTGHEICSGDAWLHSVTYPIDESYHPTATGQAQGYYPSLVAALG
- a CDS encoding SACE_7040 family transcriptional regulator, producing the protein MSTSPTPLVTGEKATRREEILSAAAELFARHGFHGVGIDDIGAAVGISGPALYRHFRSKDAMLGEMLNSISHYLLDGGTARVDATADPEQALAELVEFHVDFALTHPSLITVQERNLANLTDADRKQVRALQRRYVEIWVKVIRDAVPGVGERQARSAAHAVFGLINSTPYNRHLDDDELAVLLRRLALGALQAAA